Below is a window of Uloborus diversus isolate 005 chromosome 3, Udiv.v.3.1, whole genome shotgun sequence DNA.
ATTTGACGTTTGACAAGCAGTTCAAAGGAAACTTCTGGGACAAATAAAGCAGGCCTAGTGCCAGTTGCATTGCGAATCGCTGTCAGAATATCCCATGGTGTAAGTCCACTAAGAGGATCAATACTTTCTAAAGTACGACCAaatgtttcatgaaaaatgaaacatattCGAGCTCCTCCACATAATGCATTAGTTTCAATAATACGGGCAGTACCTTCAATCGTAGAGCAATATGCCGAGGCaaattttgttataatttgcaACAATGTTTTTCCATGGTCAACAGTAGCTTCTCCATAAGAGTGCAAAAGGGACTGATATTGGGATATCATAATGTTGACTCGTGTTTTAAGATCAGGAAGGCAATCCCTTATATGCTTCATTAAAAGCCTATTCAAGGTCTTTGCAAGAAAAGCTGTTCCATTTCTAGAAGCTAAACCTGGatatttcctttgcaaaaataaaacttcatcCTTAATAGCATCTTCAATACTCTTCTTGTTGTTAATATCTTGCTGAGAACGATTAACAACTCCTATTATACCTAACTTAACTGGTATAACTCTTCCACATAAGACATCAACAGCATCTGTACCAGCATCCATGAGATCTAGTTTTGTAACAACTGCTAAGGTGCGACGACCATCCAAATCGCACTCTCTAGCTAACTTTAAAGATTCAGAAGTTGCAAAATCTGTATTAGCTGGAGTAACTGCTAGTATTATTGCATTTGGATTACTAACATGCTGCAAAATCAGTTGGCGAATCTGGATTTCAATATCCTCTGGTTGATCGCCTACAGGCACTTTGGTTATTCCAGGTAAATCTACAAGTGTTAAATTCACCACATGAGGAGAGTATATTTTTAAGTTAATAGGTTCAGGACAAATTCCTTTATTTGATCCGCTCATTCTTTctgtttcattttcaatttccgttctaatatcatcaaaattggaaaaaatcttaGATTTGGTATGTAGAAATTTCCCCCATTCTTCTAAATGTAATGTTCCTTCTTCAGCTGATCGAACAGAAGTATCATCCTTAGGAGCATAAATGAGTTGTAAAACCAACGGACGGCGAGTTACAATTCCAGCGCCTCTGGGAAGAAAGTCACGTCCAACCAAACTTTCGAGAACAGAACTTTTACCTGAACTTTGAGTGCCGACTACGACGATTTGTGGCAACTGAATGGAATCCGTACCAAGAGTATTAAACACGTCATGCAGCTTGTTCATAACAGGAATCAATGCTTCCATGTTTGATAACCACCAGAAAGTACAATTTTTACAAGCAAAATACTATACGAAACAATTTTCACACTAAACAGGACAGGAAAATATAGTTCTAAACATTGCAATTTAATCTAGTAATTGGTTAAATGATCAAAACATTAAAGCAACAGAGCAACTCGATTAAACTGCGAAATAATAGTTCGGGAATTAATAAACGATTTTCATTCTAAGCATAAGGCTGATATCAAACCGCAGCTAAAATTCCCTCTAAGGTTACAAACATTGTACTGTGCATGATACAGAGCGCGAGTCTTCCCTCCCGTTTGGCACTGAGCTTTACTTTAGAACTGGATAGCAAATACAatgtttaagagccattattttgaaattcagacaaaaaacggaaattttggcagtgaccatttttgattttcctaatttttttatatctcaaagtaggccataagaagtaaacattcttaaatttttagctttccaaaaaaattttttcgctcgttaaaaattcccaaagtttgacgttttgcagcgctttttagaaaaattctaaaagtcgcatttcagtgcgctttagctctttacagaaacaccaccccacggttatgtttatatttattggttgtactgtatctagtgatgacgacttcatagttattttggttgggggttgttgctttcttcagataaggggtcgcaaagtatggattttatccgttttcgcgcaagttgaacctgcgttatttcccccaaaaagccaccccccgaaaaaaatgtaacatatactgaaagtttatactatgaagagagtaaatgacacaaaatttgtttgaggtttaattctttttaggagaaaaatgcccagatatttttcaaattatcaaaaattgtgcttttttgatcacaattaactcaaaacagcatcactaggaaaaaaaaccttttacatattatggtacctggctatgtgtaaaacatcatgaaaaagaaagcagcatggaaTCTCTTcttattttccagaaaataattttttttgtagctcattttatgcgttttctcgtacgtaaaacgtgtgtccagtatgcagattagatcttctaaaactttaaggatgtagtaagatgtatatatgtgtgtatagagaaagaaaaagactagtaatactttatttttctgatttttacaaattgatggtattttaattgcaggtaattcagaaaacgataaatcgatatcatatatatatatatatatatatatatatatatatatatatatatatatatatatatatatatatatatatgtatatattgtaacggattcggtgcgacttccactttcttgaaatgaagacacagttcttgataaaaacacaggaaatttatttacactatgtacaggagaaaccgttaacaactgcaaaattattcatcagcaattaagcaattatcacgcaacaccgtaaactcaacgtttacacacgtatttacttccaaatacgaaaacaacacagcgaactgcctcgcaataaacagagcaaaaatgcactcagttcgaaatctccatcgaaactaaactgtttatccatcgctaacggcttaaatacaccgaaaagaattttctcaaatattccacacgcttctcgaaatgcgttgaccgttatcaaattttatcaatgaacaaaaagggaataggggtcgtatattttagccatatgaaaaaggggttgtatattcattacgggaaacaatttacaggttacgttactacaataattactatttacaggatttgtaacattgcccccttcctaaggactgcacgtcccgggcagtacaatccccagaaagggtgccaaacttatatcacatgttcacaaatatacacattaattaataactaacagatacagaaaacacaataataacaagaaatattactaaacattaaaagcaaaaattatctacaacttttatgttatcaaccatggttgtttacgtaatactcatgaactatggccatagtatggggctaaccgatcataatgtacaaccctaggttttgcattaggtgatttttggatcctcactacgacgtcatttagtcggttaacgactttgtagggtccatcccaatgcgactgcaatttgggtgaaagacctttccgtcggatgggattccataaccaaaccttgtcgccttcgttgaattcatgtccagtagaccttgtgtcgtatcgggtcttcatcttctctgccgcgatgttgattcgctctcgtgcgaagttatgaacgtcttccaaccgggcctggagatcctggatgtactcctcaggcgatgaaggcgcatccggaggacgaccgaagacgagatcacaaggtagccgaagctctcgtccgaagagcatctgagatggggcatatccggtagtctcgtggacagcactgcggtaggccagcaggaacaaaggtagcttcttgtcccaatcctgttgatttctggataccataagtgagagattattcaggattgtgcggttaaatctctccaccatgccgtccgattgtgggtgtagtggtgttgtcctagttttctcaattccgagaatttgacataggcccttaaacacagcagagatgaaattcctcccttgatcggaattagagtccctatatgaaaacgtagttttcagagttgcgacaacagctacgctcggaaagcgctacCGGTTACAGGGAGaaaatagggttgccgccgagctgcaagattggctccttgttcgctttcgagtttcattttaaaaaatagtcgcaaacgggagcggaaagagtggctgaaacgggttctgaaggatgtaagcacgcggattcgaaaatgcatgctgttcaataagtgaaacgctcgattttgattcaaacattaaaaaaagacaaaatggccctgtgttagcagaattaagagcagatttttctaaaatcttttttttctttaatacgatcaattttaaactaatcaaaagattccgagacaacgaaaattatataataatttttaaatgattcaaaaggaatgaaagaataaagactgattaagaaaatgaaaataaataaataagcaacaaataacgaacataaaaaaattgcttgtttttgctacattaaattaagctttataaagatttttgaacatagaaatatttcttatattgatatcaaaagcattacttttttttttctataaaaggaaaaatatacaattttctgattcaaatggaacaaagtttagcattagcttaaaaattccgaaaggaaatatatgcctgggatgcccacatacggggggggggagtactgttaggggtgtggcacccatgtatatgcaaaggaaagtttgaaagagtaatactagaaatatgtagaagcttaaaacaaggtatcctatccaggccaggatctatacattttaggcctcctgcaacaaaatctgtatagcccctccccagaggccatcagtgtatatttgtaacgttaaataagtcttggtgctaggttttttcaatttttttctttaatatcagaGGCCATTGAACtccttaagacgtggggcaccccacactgcaGGGATCCAatctcgccccaacccactccaaaaaaaaaaaaaaaaaaaaagagattaagaacctctgaacattttaatggtttagtgggtacacagttaatagattaatttgtataaagttgaaaaactgaaattatattaatcagaggtcatttttatttgaatctagatgcagatagaaatattcagaaataaattgggaagtaaaggaggggggggggggtattttgacacattatattttttcaacattcttatatgcataagaaacagatgtctccattattttatatttatttcttgaaagtacactatctattatttaaaattttcaacaacatttttataccaaaacaatactagaatgaaaggtagttagatagtagacatttttttaatgaaacaaaattaaaacaattcagagcaccaaaaaaggacttgtacgtattttgaatttttatgacaaagcaaaaactaaaaattgaaaacaatttagcacgaggaaaactcatttatttcatgctaagttttcagatcaatagcatatgatcttattgttgtaatcttgttattgttgtaaacaacatagatctctgttgttcaatttactttttggtgttattgtatctataaattttatttaaaacacaaaattttcagcattttcatccgaaaaagaaaacattagtttaattaaaaacttcagtcactaatgggctaatcttcaaaagtgcaactttgctgtcacatgccttttacagttaaaactaagtgataatttattattttttaaattcagcaaaaatatatccatataaatctgccgacagttttttttttttttttttgtaattttttttttttttggttagcagcatgtgaattctcacctccatgtgttagaatttaattgattcaaaataaataaagagataaaaaaaggtaagaaaatgaaaataaataaatgaacggaaaggcaaacgttgtaaagagttttaaatctaaaaatatttcctgtaaccatctaaaaagcaatatcactaattaaaatggttttctatttaaaaaaaatgctaattaaaattgcatgtttaagtttaccctgtacaattttctgatttaaatgtgattaagttaaacattaaattaaaaatttgaaagataaatatgcaaaagaaaatttgaaagttcaaaactagaaataggtagatggtcaaaacgaggtaaccccccccccccccaaaaaaaagaaagaaagaataccaagaacctctaaatattttagtggttcagtaggcaatcttggttaaaatattaatttgaataaaattgaatattattactttaatttgatgtagatagaaatattcagaaataaattgaggaggtgagggggtgtaattttaaacattacttattttcaactcatatgaataagaaacaaatgtatctattggtatttatttatttctctgcatcatacatctattacttaaattttgaacaatattttcacatcaaaacaatattacaaagaaaaaatcattcacagtaaAAGTAGAGGACTAGtacttattttctattttcgtggaaaagcaatgtttacatttaattttgacagatattttaaatacaacttagcataaagaaaactcattaattccatactaagtcttcaggtcattaccacataaaaattacaaccaaagtctctaatgttcaatttattttttggtgttgttacatctgtaaactttatttcaaatacagaatttccaacatttttacacgaggaaaaaacgaggaaacaaagacatttttctcaactaggcaatcgaactcaaattcagggtaccgaaacaggatttgtagtttttatagattttgggacaaactattattattaataactgcttaagtaacaaaataggcaaagattaatctttgtgttttctgaaatgcaacgtaacgtcaaaatatttagatgttcaaaatgtagttattattaccaaatttttaaaaattccttactccaaagtatcatttcctaaaattaataattatggacaaaacattagtttaatcaaaattttcagtcacttataaacataaagaaaataaattttgttataggctttattcccatgtactcaatcagggagtttcgattagacagggcaaaatatactgatgcttgtaatttattttctcttatactattcgtgaagtgaatttttatgaaaaaaaaactcccttgattgaaataaattgaattttttgttcagattttttcatatagattgttatTCCATTCACTACtccatatcatggatggatgaacacgacgtatgttctaatacactgaaaaatgcttccagaactcagtcagaaacagaacaggtgcattgacagtcagaagtggactaagataacagttgctaccaatcccttccaaaattggagatatttgcagttattcaaattctgtcctgtagtttaagtggggagaaaaatctctttttgagaggggggggggtgttctggataattacaggaacagaataagcagaaatgaactgttcatttaatgctgaaataagatataacaataaacaaacctaaatacatctttcataattttatgtatacctaaattttttagccttgccttaaataccaaaaaatttattataaatctgaattgaaaacaatatttttacatgacaaacaagcataaacctaaagaaagcacttgatttacaaaacaaattcaaaactctaaatttagagaatcaaaacagaattccagcaaaatttctgttgcaaaagtattgtttgtttaacctctttacatttcaatattattatacaaatgaatgacaATAAATTTGACAATAAgcgtaacaaatcagaaatacagcattgtccgtatgaagatcaaaatttcatttaattacactatttagcatttaaacacaaaattttcgttggtttgtatgtcTTTGTTGAAACGacaagaccatttcggcaacaaatttcctgaagttttcaacataacaaacatgaatggcatattatacatggaaatttattatctttttttaaacaacttcattaaaattagttttaataaagctgtcaagctaagaaaacttcgaaaatgatttctggacatccttgtaaacttaatactggagatcattcttttatacaattttttaagcaaacagtacaatattatcatgagttttctagaacatctgcatcaaggctacaattcaattagtagttgagctttctttaagttgcagaatatctggaagaaacttaaaaaacattaagggcaaataaatttaaaagctgaagtaaaactcttcaaatgtgctaaatcatcaatacggctgaggTTTcgaattggcaggaatgttttttaaagtagttcataaaattataaatggaaaataaataaacatactttaactgaaatagagctgtatttcaactactttgcattaagtgtgttgtaaagtttaatttcaaataacagggtgttctaaaaacacatgaaaaagtaaaacacatattacagggaatattttaattcaacaatctcttttgactagcatagattgtgtttttcattcatttatgtacataattttatgtacatattttttagtatgcatcatctttgctcttaagaagagaaatcatcagtttatgatgactaaaataagtaatgattgttcgtgattccaaattttataggaaccgtgagaaaacttgcttgttttctCACGGAAACAAAACGGCTCTCCTGAACAGCAAAATTGTAGGGGTAGGTGGGGtatgttggacagtggggcacgttgttcgagtcccaattattttaatattattaatattttttattttattttctgaccaacaaatagctcctatggtcctacaaatcctatcacgaaatcacatggcacagttatattgaacaaattgttttccagaaagtgttatttcagcagtcctgagtaattttcagaaaactataaattaatttctttaatggttttagtcaagattgaggagaaaaaaaattaaactcctgtcttaaacttttacgtgaatgctactacctcatcaaagagcttacttgtgcttgtgattgaaaaaatgtgagtgcatactgtagaaattatttataaactgttcttgtttggctttaacatataaatttaagtgaaataaaaatatagagaatgcaatataactgatgctcaaatttagattctttaaaataaagccacatttttcagtaaattcatttatctataccagatatttcagctggccacacatgaatcagttttgaaagctgTATATTGGGCACCATTGTCTTAGAGCATTTGatttcccctttatttcaatgttctatttcctgaaaaaagtattgattttctaaagcctttaacaaattaagataatctctgataaattgaatatttgtttatttatacatttatttttatgagtggttgaaatgaactcggatgcaattgaattaccttttgagtgggcgaggcaaaatcacgaacatgtaataaatgaatataaataatgaaagaaacattacttttaaagtggatgcattataataataataataataatataagagaaataaacaactctgatttaaggaagtagttactaaagactttattttgcattgattgaaaacatcggataaatatcaaaatatccaatatatatcaaaatatcggatattttcgaaccctgatctttacggataatctcaaaaacccattatgacagcctttattttaaaatgccacactagttaaaatttaactccacattaatcgagataggattatttaaaaatcatttttccaccaaatatcgaaatttttacgaaattgatgtggggtgagagcttcatgtactttatttttctgctgatctagaagagtagaattcttctaaagttcgattccaagaaacgggttgtatcataatgacacacgatagacgtgaaacaaaattaattgttcatcaaacatttttaaatagattgtatttcttattcattttcttacataaaattatatacatgtgtccacttataatgatcatcttcttccttcttaagaagagaaatgatctgtttacgataactaaagtaagtaattacaaatgtacatattgatctccgcgctgcctaaacgtagtacatgcaaccatacaaaatgagaaagaaagcgagaagagcgcaaGGTCTCACTTTCTTCCAAtatctgaaggcaagcaagccactattttccttctaaccgacattgcttatccccaccacctttcatcacacaaaaaggttggatataacttcaaagcccttgcataaagtttcacttaaaaaatctttgattcagcattttattataaaagtattgatatttcaacccgcaaaactttaaatgtaccttaTTTCTGACTAACAAGAgctttgtggctgggaggacttttacaatctcaaaaacccatgatcacagtccttacctcaaaggtaattcaaaacttgttaaaacttaactatgtatcaatcatggcataattatttaaaaatcattttctcaataaaaatagaaatttttacgaacctgaagtggggtgatagcatgcacttgattcttcaggtgataaagaaatagcaggtaaaggaaataacaaggcaacctaaaaattagtaaaccctaattagagcataataaaatgtaccaacacactacttgaaccgaacttagaacacctcagttttctgtttatgatggaacacacagcgactggcatgcttgttgaataaaaaagagtaaattaccaaactaaccaaaactacctacaattcattcaattttttataaaataatgcattttaaattggctcgctcaacctaaaaaatcgataaaaactgtactgtgtgtcaagcaagtgttgtacttcatatccacctcaaacgctttggcaaattcatgtggtcacattaatttcataatcgaaccgacattctttttaacaaattttaactaataaacatttagcagaatatcataacaaaacgtttccataaatcaaaatgttattaaaagatactgccagcaaacactgaaagttctataatttataagcattttatttcctctgcatctcctttcaaaaaacaaaaatttgacactgtaaatacttacgttgcataaagtgaagattgcttgaaggaacatgaaaaacgatacattagtcaatttttgtctaagaaatgatcaggaaaaataaaaaccttaacattaaaacataagttaaaatgggttttaatatcaagtcacattcatttaaaataaaaatttccgcagcataaagcatttataatacaaatcacaagttaagatctcttcacatcacaagtgtatgttttgtttacttccactcgtcgccaagcacgaaattgatcgcgccaaaccgaatacagagatctatcgttaaaaaaaattaatttacacaatttaaacatttgccttgtcttaaagtgttgtttttcaataactttgtgattggaatcatcgatttaacagaaagaataactataaaagacccaaataaagtgtcaggatggaattttagcacaccggaacacatgttcttgatataattacgcgatagttaaagaaataggaatggactcactcaagtaaagctacacacgtataatttgaacattgtagaacagtaatatgagcattaaaatcctggactcacctttaatttttcagattctgggtttttccacagcactgtcatacgctccatgttaatcctacgggagaagaagaaaccttgcctcaggcggtcttcgaccaataggaaaatgataccgcgttgtcgcaactctgaaaactacgttttcatatagggactctaatcggaatgaatctgcaaaggtgttccgtatctcgagatccaatgttggactagagtctctgctacggtggtagcctcttgatctggaatggaatat
It encodes the following:
- the LOC129218027 gene encoding dynamin-1-like protein; protein product: MEALIPVMNKLHDVFNTLGTDSIQLPQIVVVGTQSSGKSSVLESLVGRDFLPRGAGIVTRRPLVLQLIYAPKDDTSVRSAEEGTLHLEEWGKFLHTKSKIFSNFDDIRTEIENETERMSGSNKGICPEPINLKIYSPHVVNLTLVDLPGITKVPVGDQPEDIEIQIRQLILQHVSNPNAIILAVTPANTDFATSESLKLARECDLDGRRTLAVVTKLDLMDAGTDAVDVLCGRVIPVKLGIIGVVNRSQQDINNKKSIEDAIKDEVLFLQRKYPGLASRNGTAFLAKTLNRLLMKHIRDCLPDLKTRVNIMISQYQSLLHSYGEATVDHGKTLLQIITKFASAYCSTIEGTARIIETNALCGGARICFIFHETFGRTLESIDPLSGLTPWDILTAIRNATGTRPALFVPEVSFELLVKRQIRRLLFPSLNCVELVHEEMQRIIQHCGLEVQQEIIRFPKLHEKIVDVVTQLLRRRLPTTNVMVENLVSIELAYINTKHPDFHNDAALVHSLAKQFDDKHVAMHKKTDKDSNIIAPFESLHIDTGEKNGDIFGSNKYGSSLHSSSKLSGSDSNLIQGPGSRWTGQVADWSNLKSDVNKQALMEPQNEISNTTAQKNSICLSPVKAVNLLPEVPSTAPRKLSAKEKKDCELIERLIHSYFMIVRKSIQDTVPKAIMHFLVNYVRDNLQSELVTHLYRHDNFSSLLEESDLIAVRRKETAEMLKALQKTNLIIGEIRETHMW